A single genomic interval of Candidatus Omnitrophota bacterium harbors:
- a CDS encoding CxxC-x17-CxxC domain-containing protein: MAYQDRSGGFGGAPREMHKATCADCKKECEVPFKPREDRPVYCKDCFSKRKDSGR, encoded by the coding sequence ATGGCATATCAGGATCGCAGTGGTGGTTTCGGCGGGGCGCCGAGAGAGATGCACAAAGCGACTTGCGCGGATTGCAAGAAAGAATGCGAGGTCCCTTTTAAGCCTAGAGAAGACCGTCCGGTATATTGCAAAGACTGTTTTTCGAAGCGGAAAGACAGCGGCCGGTAA
- a CDS encoding alpha/beta hydrolase, translating into MPSNIPDIIKPDELEALNSQAAFIAAKDGRKIAYYQYGAKDGEPIFFCHGTGSHIHVMLLHSAARRLGYRIIVPDRPGIGLSDFQPHRKILDGASDIAALADRLGIEKFGVMGISGGGPTLLACAYSLAPRLKFVVDLACAVPLYTDRAALKELGWVDRLFAKLGAWLPLCLFQVPFALLGFQQKVIKSPAAFAKMMRSSMCKADMELFQNKDLQYLFMRDFQELFRQGSKGPSLDAQLIYHPWGFDLRKIKCHVEIRQGSDDRWIPPSFSRYLAGVLSDAKLRIIQGQGHFYHMVYAEETLREIAGKTGDSII; encoded by the coding sequence ATGCCGTCAAATATTCCTGATATAATAAAACCCGACGAACTGGAAGCGCTTAATTCGCAAGCGGCTTTTATTGCCGCGAAAGACGGGCGCAAGATAGCGTATTATCAATATGGCGCGAAAGACGGCGAGCCGATATTTTTCTGCCATGGGACGGGTTCGCATATCCATGTAATGCTGCTCCACAGCGCCGCCAGACGGCTCGGCTACAGGATCATAGTTCCTGATCGTCCGGGGATAGGGTTGTCGGATTTCCAGCCGCACAGGAAAATTCTTGATGGCGCAAGCGATATAGCCGCCCTGGCGGATCGTCTTGGGATAGAGAAATTCGGCGTTATGGGTATTTCCGGCGGAGGCCCCACTCTCCTTGCCTGCGCTTACTCATTGGCCCCGCGCCTGAAATTTGTGGTCGATCTGGCCTGCGCCGTACCGCTTTATACGGATCGGGCCGCTCTCAAAGAACTCGGATGGGTCGATCGCCTGTTCGCGAAATTAGGCGCATGGCTTCCGCTTTGTTTGTTTCAGGTCCCGTTTGCCCTGCTTGGTTTTCAGCAGAAGGTCATAAAGAGCCCGGCCGCGTTCGCAAAGATGATGCGATCAAGCATGTGTAAGGCGGATATGGAATTATTTCAGAACAAGGATCTGCAGTATCTGTTTATGCGGGATTTTCAGGAGTTATTCAGGCAGGGCTCCAAGGGCCCATCTCTTGACGCGCAGTTGATCTATCATCCGTGGGGTTTTGATTTGCGTAAGATCAAATGCCATGTAGAGATACGCCAGGGTTCGGATGATCGCTGGATTCCGCCGTCTTTCAGCCGGTATTTGGCCGGAGTCCTTTCGGACGCGAAGTTGCGCATTATCCAGGGGCAGGGACATTTTTATCATATGGTCTACGCGGAAGAGACGTTGAGAGAAATAGCGGGAAAAACAGGAGATAGTATAATTTGA
- a CDS encoding secondary thiamine-phosphate synthase enzyme YjbQ, translating into MKSYTNYIWFNTKKRQELINITPQVEDAVKKSGVEEGLCLVNAMHITASVFINDNEGGLHQDFANWLEKLAPYGKDDYRHNLTGEDNGDAHLKRTIMGREVVVAVTDGKLDFGPWEQIFYGEFDGQRKKRVIIKIIGE; encoded by the coding sequence ATGAAATCATATACCAACTATATCTGGTTCAATACGAAGAAGAGGCAGGAACTCATAAATATAACGCCTCAGGTCGAGGATGCGGTTAAGAAAAGCGGCGTGGAAGAAGGGTTGTGCCTGGTCAACGCGATGCACATAACTGCCAGTGTCTTTATCAACGACAATGAAGGCGGGTTGCATCAGGACTTCGCAAACTGGTTAGAGAAACTGGCCCCTTATGGTAAAGATGATTATAGGCACAATCTTACGGGCGAGGATAACGGGGACGCGCATCTGAAACGGACGATAATGGGCCGTGAGGTAGTCGTCGCGGTTACGGATGGGAAGCTCGACTTCGGCCCGTGGGAGCAGATATTCTACGGCGAGTTCGACGGGCAGCGGAAGAAACGGGTTATTATTAAGATAATCGGCGAATAA
- a CDS encoding NAD(P)H-dependent oxidoreductase codes for MNALGIVAGPRKGQVTDNLVGSALKALSDRGAAAEKIYLVDLSIKPCMACFACQRTGQCVVKDDFQSVVDKVRRADVLVFGSPTYFSNVTSSAKVFIDRGYSMFKENPFGLTYLYTNPKKVILITSCGAPFPFSHLLGISTGCMRAMKVFFKYTRAGIKTLTAASVKDFDPKTHAKLLRRAYDLGRTI; via the coding sequence ATGAACGCTCTCGGAATTGTGGCAGGCCCGCGTAAGGGACAGGTCACGGATAACCTGGTGGGGTCGGCGCTCAAGGCTTTGAGCGACAGGGGCGCCGCCGCCGAAAAGATCTATCTCGTGGACCTGTCCATTAAGCCGTGCATGGCGTGTTTTGCCTGTCAACGGACAGGGCAGTGCGTCGTAAAAGATGATTTTCAAAGTGTAGTCGATAAAGTGCGGCGCGCCGATGTCCTCGTCTTCGGATCGCCGACGTATTTCAGCAATGTCACTTCCTCCGCCAAGGTGTTTATCGACAGAGGTTATTCGATGTTCAAGGAGAACCCTTTCGGGCTTACCTACCTTTACACAAATCCAAAAAAGGTCATACTGATAACAAGCTGCGGCGCCCCGTTCCCTTTTTCTCATCTATTAGGCATCTCTACCGGTTGTATGCGCGCCATGAAGGTATTTTTCAAATATACGCGCGCCGGGATAAAGACGCTCACGGCGGCGAGCGTAAAGGATTTTGACCCTAAGACCCACGCCAAATTATTAAGGAGGGCCTATGATCTCGGCAGGACCATTTAA